The Chloroflexota bacterium DNA window GATGCTGAGGTCGTTGTACAGATTGATGCGTGTCTTGATGATCTCGCCGCAGTGGTTGCACTGCACATTCAGCCAATAGACTGGGGTTCGATCAGGCGTGGTGGTCAGGAATTTGGTGATTTTTTTTAAAATGTTCATGGGATTTCCTCACAGACCTCGGAGTTCTCAGCATGATGCCCTCAAACTGGAGAGTCGTCGAGGCTGAGAACTCCGAGGTCTAGCGCGCTACGCGTAAACCACATACTCGCGCAAAAATTTCTCTAGCGTGTTATAAAAATGCTCAATCGTCTCAGGCTTGCGGAAGCCATGGCCTTCGCCCGCGTAGAGATGATATTCATGCGGCACGCCATTTTGTTTCAATGCGGCTACAATTGCATCGGATTGGGCTTTAGGCACAACTTTATCATCCTCCCCCTGGAAGACAATCACCGGGTCTTGAATCTTGTCGGCGAAGAAAATCGGCGAGCGTTGGCGATATAATTCGGCAGCCTCGGGCAAAGACCCCAGCAGCGAATCGGAATAGCGCTCTTCGAATTTGTGGGTGTCGGCTACCAACGAGAATTGATTGGCAACCCCGTACAGGCACACCCCGGCCTTGAACACGCCCGGATAATCTTCCAGCGCTTTGAGCACAGTGAAGCCTCCGGCGCTACCGCCCATAATCACCAGACGGTCATTATCAACGCGGCCTTGCGCCGCCAGATGCCGCGCTCCGCTGACTGCGTCTTCCACATCATAAATGCCCCAATTGCCGCGCAGCATCTCACGGTACAGGCGTCCGTAGCCAGTGCTGCCGCGGTAGTTGACTTGCAGCACGGCAAAGCCGCGCGTGGTGAAGAACTGTGCCTGAGCGTCGAAGCTGGCTCCGCGTTGGCTGGTTGGCCCGCCGTGGATCAAGACCATCAGCGGGGGCAGGCCAACGCCCTCGAACTGCTCACTTTGCGGGGTGTAGAACAGGCCGTGCGCATCGCCGCCATCCATACCAGGCCAGATGATGGCCTCGGACGCGACGTAGGTCTCGGTGGGTAAATCTTCGGGGGCAGAACGCCGCCAAACGCGGCACGCACCCGCGGGGTCGGCGGTGATGATCCGCTTGGGGCATAGGTCGCCGGAGGCCATCAGGGCGATGCGCTCATCGCGCGGATGTACGGCTATCTGCTCCAGCCAGGTATATTCTTTGGGCAACTCAATCTGGCTCTCCGCGCCGCTGACTACGTCCACCTGCCACAGGCTGCTAAACCCATTTTGAATGCGAATACAATAAATGCGTTCACCACCAGGGCTGAAGCCGTAGGTTCTCATGCCTTGCACCCACGCCGGGATGCCATGCTCGGCTACGGCGTGGGTTAATTGCCGCGTCTCGCCGCTCTCAAGATCATATACATAAATCTGCCACCAGCCGCTTTCGTCGGAGACATAGGCCAAAAAACGCCCATCGGGCGAAAATTGCGGCTGGAAGATGGCCGTCTTCTCGTCTCCAGCCACGGTAATAACATCATCAATTCGCCAACCTTCAACCTTCAACTTCCCAACTTTTAAAATTGTCCCATCCCACGGCATTTGCGGATGATTCCACGCAATCCAGGCGATCTTTTCGCCGCCGGGATGCCAGCGGGGTTGCATATAAAAATCGTCGCCGGAGACCAATTTTGTCGGCCAATTTACCCCTTCGGTGTCCACAATGGCAAGTGAGTCTTGATGTTCATAGGTGTGGATGAAGAGTAAGTGCGCGCCATCGGGGGAGATCGCCGGTGAGGCCGCCGCGCCAAACTCGGGGGTGATCGGCTCAGCCGTTCCGCCGCTCTGGGTGGGTTGCCGGAAAAGGCGTTTGCCCTTACTCTCGACGAAATATACCGCCCCGTGCCCGACGCAAAAATCGCCGCCGCCGTAGCCCACGCCCGCGCTGGCCGTATAATCGCTATTCAGGTCGCGAAACGCTTCGCCATCGGGCGGCTGTACCACGAGCACGCCCCCTGCCCCTCGGCTCTCTCGCCATACCAGCGTACCGTCATCGTCCCAGGCGATATCGCTGAGGCTTAGCCCCGCGCCAATGCGCTGAGGACTGATCGGACTGGGCCACAGGCCGAATTGTTTTCTTGTTTTCATAAGGAACTCCTGTTCATTCATCCTATCTTATCATCACTTGTTTCTGTGGTGTACGTGTTGATGCGAATGGTAATCGTATGATGTATACTCTTGCCATGTTTTAGCAGCCATCACGAACTCGTTTTTTTGCGTTTGTTTGCAGGTATTCTTGTCAGAATGATGGGTTTGTAAATACCGAAAGTTGAAGCCATGATGTCCAATCAAATCAGCGACTTGTTTTTACTAGATTTTTCAATCCACTTTCTTAATCACGGTTCCTTTGGTGCTTGCCCGCGCCCGGTTTTTGATGAATATCAAGATTGGCAGCGGAGATTGGAGAAACAGCCAGTATTATTTTTGGGGCGTGAAATGAATATATATGATCGTCAGGCGCGCCAAGCGTTGGAAGCTTACCTGCACACCACCGCCGACAATCTGGCTTTTGTCCCTAACGCCACGCATGGGGTGAATATTATCGCCCGTTCGCTGGCGTTAGGCCCTGGCGATGAAATTTTAACCAGCGACCATGAATACGGCGCTTGTGATTACACCTGGGAATTCGTCTGTCAAAAGACGGGCGCAACATATATTCATCAGCCTATCCCCTTGCCGGTACGTTCATCCGAAGAAATTCTTGAGCAGTTTTGGCGCGGCGTCACATCGCGCACCCGGGTTATCTACTTGAGTCATATCACCTCCCCGACAGCCCTGCGCCTGCCGGTGGAAGCCGTCTGCGCTCGCGCCCGCCAGAATGGCATTTTGACTCTGGTGGATGGCGCCCATGCTCCTGGTCAGATTTCGCTCAACTTGGAAGCAATTGAACCCGACTGGTATGTTGGCAATTGTCATAAATGGATGCTTGCTCCGAAGGGGGCCGGCTTTCTCTATGCTCGCCCTGAAGTGCAGCATTTGGTCAAGCCGTTGATCGTCAGTTGGGGGTATCATGCCGCGCCACAGATCGCCAGTGGCTCGCAATATGTAGATTATCTGAGTTGGACTGGCACCAAAGACCCGGCTGCTTCGCTTTCGATTTCAGCAGCCATTCAATTTATGGAAACACATAATTGGGAGCAAGTGCGTCAGGGATGCCACAATCTGCTCCGCCCGACGATCCAGCGTATTTGCGAGCTGGTGCAAATGGAGCCTCTATATCCGCTGGATTCTGGTCTGTATCATCAGATGGGTATTGCTCCTTTACCACCCAATACCGATATTGCCGCGCTAAAAGAGCGCCTGTATGACGAGTACCGGGTAGAGGTTCCGCTGATAGATTGGAATGGGCGAAAATTCGTGCGCATTTCTGTCCAGGGCTATAATACACAGACAGATTTGGATGCACTGTATATTGGACTGAAGGAGTTGCTGCCCCAGACGCGCATTGGCCTTTAGTGCCATACTTTCATTGTTAAGTCATTTTGCGCGTGGTGTCCAATTGCCGTGCATCGGAAGATATTGTCGCGTCGCTGGCTGCACTGCCTTTTTGAGCTATTCGCAGCTGATATTTTTTCAACACTTGTGTCAACGCAGTATCCAGGTTGACTTGTGTGCTGTTAGCAAGGCAAATCAGCGAAAAGAAAGTGTCGCCCAATTCTGCATCCCAGTTCTTGGAAGGTTGAAAGGTCTCGCGGCCATAATGGGTGGATTCAAGGATTTCTTTGGCAACTTCGCCAAGTTCAGCAACCAAATCGAGCAGACGGCTGACTGTGGAAATCTGTAGCTGGTGCTCTTGTGTAAACTCACGGACAATTTGTTGGTAGTCGAGTGGTGGCATATATAGCTCCTTGAAAATCTTGAAAGACTCTACTTCAAAAAGCTAAAAACGAGATGCGGAACCTTCCATCTGGTGCTTTTTGCAGTAAAGTCATAAAATAAAAAAAATTAATTGTATGATTTATAAAATATCTATATATAAAGAAAAATAAATAAAAATATAAAAAAATATTGACATTATTTATTTTTATATGTACAATCTTGATATATGTACAAGGAAGACAGAGTGTTTAAAAATAAACCTAATCGTTGCGAAAGCAGTATTGTATGCACATTCAGGAGGTAGTGATGACTGTGCAAATGAAAAATGAACAAAAGAGCATTATCAAGCCTGTGTTGAAGGCGCTCTTGTTGATAGCGGTGCCTTTGATGATTGCTGGAGCGCTCAGGTTGAGTTCATACATCCACGGACGGGTCCGTTTTGATGAAGCGTATTTTAGCGCAGAATATCAAGAAGAGTACTCATCCCCTGGCCCGGTAGCCATTTCCCTGGAGACAGCTATCAAAAATGGTGATGCCCAGCTCTATTCAGAACTGACCGGCCTGAAACGTGAAATCATGCTGGAGTCGCGGCCCAAGATGGCCTATATGCTTCTGGTAGAAGTAGATGAAAGCGGATACTTTCATTATCTCTATTTTGATTTTGATACTTTCCACCGCCAAACCCACTACATTAAAGAAGTCAATCAACGCTGGGTAGTTGCGCCCGAAGATGTGTACTTCTACTTCGATAGCGGGCAGTGGCTACGCACGTTTATGCCGCTGGCGATTACGTGGTGGGCCATATTGATAGTGATCGGGCTTCTCAAAGGACTCTCGTACCTGGGCTCACGCACCCGAACGGCCTATGGCTACTAAAAATATGGAACAAACTCAAAAACAACCCCTCCTCACGCCCATCATGCGTTGGTTTATGTTCGCAATGGTGGTTGCCAATATTGCGGGTTCAATGTTCCCGATGATGATGCCCATTTACCTCACCGAACTAGGAGCCAGTATTAGCCAGGTGGGGTTGGTCTTTACACTCTCATCGGTAGCGATTTTGATTTTGCAGCTATTCGGCGGTTGGGTTTCCGATTCGATTGGTCGCCTGCGCGCAATCGCTATTGGCAGCGTTGGCGGGGTATTGGGTTATACAGCTATGCTGCTGGCGCCCTCCTGGCAGTGGATGTTGGTCGCCATCTCCTTTAGCCAGATTCCCTATGCATTGGTTGGCCCCAGCTTTGGCGCGTTCATCGCCGAGAACTCATCCGAAAAGAATCGCGGCAAAGTTTATGGCATCACCGATACAATTTTTCAGATCACCGGAGTCATCGGGCCGCCGCTGGGCGGATTTCTAACCCAATACTATGGATTTAAAATAATGATGCTGGGATCAGCATTGCTATATGCTATCGCGGCGGGGTTGCGCATCTGGATGGCGACGACGATGTCAGCCAGTTCAGACAGGCACCCGCAAAAATTGACCGCCAGCTCTTTCAAAACCAGCCTGAGTTCCATGTGGGCCATGCTGATTGGCGGCGGCGTTATCACCTGGATATTTGTCACCGATGGCGTGCGCGACATTGCTTTCCGCCTATCCGGTGAGTTGCAGCCGCTCTATCTGGAGCAGGTGGCCGGAATCTCGCTGGTGCAAATTGGCCTGCTGGGGTCAATTTTCTCGCTGGCAATGATGATAACCCCAATGCTTTCGGGTATGATTTCCGACCGTTTTGGGGAACGTGTACCGATTTCAATGGGTTTCTTGATGGTTTTTGCAGCCTTCATGATTTTCTTGCAGGTGGATGTTTTCCTGGGATTTGCGATCACATGGGTGGTCTTTGGCTTTGGTGTGGGATTACTCAGCCCGGCGTATCAATCGCTGATCTCGAAGGTGGTGCCGCAAAATTTGCTGGGAGTCTTCTCGGGGATGTTCCGCAGCAGCCTGGGGCTGATCTCCCTGCCTGCCCCGTGGATTGGCGCGCAGCTATGGGAGCGCTTCAGCCCGCGCTTGCCATTCATCATCACTGCGGCTGTAGCCCTGTTGACCGTGATTCCCACCTGGTTCAAATTCAAAATGCCCGATAAGCCAGACCCACCCGCGGACCTGGCAAGTTGATGCAAAAAAGAGCCGCCGGAGGTGTTCACCTCCGGCGGCTCTTTTTTGCTGAATATCAGCCCTTCAGTATGATTTTGATCGCTTCAGCACGCTGTTGGATGCTAGCCGCCAGTTCTTGCTGCTCACGTTGTCCCAATAACCAATCGCCAATGATTACCCCTTCAACATCAGCCAAAGCGGCATAGACCAATTTTAGCAATTGATATGCTTCGCAGGGCGGCTCTGTCAGCGCCAGGAGGGTTTTCTCAATTTGGAGCGTGTGTTGCCGCAGGTGCGAATCCAGCCGATGCAGACGGAACTCCACCGAGAGCGGGATGCCCTCCCACCACAGGGAGGGGGCTTCCAATTCGAAGGCGTGGATATCAGCCAATTCGCGCAAGACGCGTTTATGCAGCGTATCATAGATCGCCATCACTCCGGCCATGGAGAGCCGGTTCATGTTGCGCTCAAAATCTGCAAAAGGCCCGACAAACTCTTCAACTTCGGCGCTGCTCATCTCGCTGGTTTCTTCAACACCCTGGCGATGCTGTTGAACCGCAAACTCGATGCGGGCGAAAAATTCGCGCTCAGCAGCAATGATATGCCCGATCGTGCGCCGCAGGGACCACTCATTTTTCCCCGGCGGAACATCGAAATGTTCATCGTCTACCGTCAGCATGACGGCTTGAAACTGACGGTATGCAGCATGATATTGCGCCAGGGCACGCTGGGCGGTATGGATGCTTTTTCCGCCCGTTGAGCGTTGCGAGATCAAAGTGGCGGCCAGTTGGCGCAATTCTTCGTAAGTGCGCAGAAAAGCAAAGCGAAGCCCTTCGTTGTAGGCGCGCCATTGCCATTCGATTTCGAGATCGTCGTCGGTGCAGTTCTTGGTGATGGCGGCAAAATGCTCAATCGCTTCGATGAGTTTTAACTCAGTCATAATATCTCCCGGATTTATTGCGATAGCGATCCCGACCAGGCTTCAAAATGTTTGCCACCGCGCTCGTCATCCTTAAAAAATGCCAGGTAGGTCATCACGTGCATGCCCACAAATTTCAGTTTGTCAGGGGCTTGCATGGTCATATCATAATAGGAATGCCAGGTGCCAGAGTTGATATAAATCTGGTTGTGCATTACGCTATTATCGAAATAGGTATCGAGTGGTGCAATTTCGTGAAAATGTGTATGCCCGTAGATAATATAATCGGCGGTGCGGTCTTGATAAGCGCTTTCTTTCAGGGCATTTTCTGCAATCGAGATTTTGTCGGCGCCCCAAAGTTTTTGGTTTGCCCAACCGGCTAGTTTGCTCATTGCATCAAAGGAAAGCCCCTTGGCAAAGAAAAGCGCCGCTTCTAACCCGTCGACGGCATCGAAAGCCAGCCACCGATCGTGTGAACGCACAAATCCGGTTTGCAAAAACTCTTCGGCAGCCGTATCCCAAATATTCTTGATGAATGTGGATTGTTCGGGGTCGCTGGCATAATTATTGACCAGGTTATTCACCCACAGAGGGGTGACAATTGCCGGTCGGATATTGGAGAGTTCTTTTAGACCTTCGCTCAACTCCAGAGGCAGGCGTGTGCCCGTTTGACGCCGAACCTCATAGGGGAAGCGCGTCAGCAAATCTATCGTCATGGCATCCCCCACGGTTGAGGCGTCTCGTCCGGCATCCGCGTCATAGTTCATCTTGTCAAACTGATCGCCATGCCGCGCGTAAACGCGGTAATCGCGAAACAATTTCATGATAAAGGGCGATTCTTCGGGGTGGTATGGGAATAGCTCGGCGCTATTTGCCAGACCCAAGGTATCGACAACACGTTGACGTATAGCATCGTATTTCGGGCCAGGCAGATGGAAAAACCAATCGTGGTTGCCCACCATGTAGTGGATGCGCACGGTCAGGGGGATGCGCTCAGCGCTATTATGATCGGGCTGCCCGGCTTGCGTTGCCGGAGGAAGTTGCACAGTTTCGCCGCGGCTGATGCGCTTTAGCAGTTCAAACCCAGCACGGTTATGCTCCAGGATGGCTTCGGTAATTTCGGTAATTTTCTCGGCATAGGCGTTTCCCTGCGGATGATCCCACGGACGGATGGTTTCAACTTCGCCAGTGGCATTGACCAGCCAGCGTTCTGAGCGGATCAAATCGAAGGCATCGCCCAGCAGCAGTAGATCAATCGAGCGGAGGGGCTCGTAACGTCCGTCGGCACGCCAGGAGGCGCGGTAGGCCATGCTGCGCAGCCGCTCGCCAAATACGCTAAATGCATCGGGCGTAATTGAACTGCCAGACGTGCCGTCTTTCAGGTGTAAATCGCTAATGATAACCAGCATATTGCGTTGTACCTCCGGTGCACCAATGAATGGCATTTCTGCGGTAAACAATTACCATGTGACTGCCTTCATTGTACAACAAACTCCAGATTTATGAGTTGGAACTCTGCTGGGTTTCTGAAAATTCCCATGTGGAGTTTCTTACGACAGTTTTCAGAGAATCCTTTTGAAAATAGAAAGATGATCGGTCTGTTATCTGATAGAATTCTCTAGTAACCAAATTGTTGACGAACAGGCGGGGCCCCGTGCCTGGCCTTAGTTTTCTCAAAAGCGCTTCAGAATTTTTAATGATATTTTTTGTTCTCGAAGATTTATGCAAATTCATGCTCGATGGCGATAGCGGCCAATACACGCGCCCGCTGCAAGATGCCCTATATTGAAA harbors:
- a CDS encoding DinB family protein; the protein is MTELKLIEAIEHFAAITKNCTDDDLEIEWQWRAYNEGLRFAFLRTYEELRQLAATLISQRSTGGKSIHTAQRALAQYHAAYRQFQAVMLTVDDEHFDVPPGKNEWSLRRTIGHIIAAEREFFARIEFAVQQHRQGVEETSEMSSAEVEEFVGPFADFERNMNRLSMAGVMAIYDTLHKRVLRELADIHAFELEAPSLWWEGIPLSVEFRLHRLDSHLRQHTLQIEKTLLALTEPPCEAYQLLKLVYAALADVEGVIIGDWLLGQREQQELAASIQQRAEAIKIILKG
- a CDS encoding S9 family peptidase, translated to MKTRKQFGLWPSPISPQRIGAGLSLSDIAWDDDGTLVWRESRGAGGVLVVQPPDGEAFRDLNSDYTASAGVGYGGGDFCVGHGAVYFVESKGKRLFRQPTQSGGTAEPITPEFGAAASPAISPDGAHLLFIHTYEHQDSLAIVDTEGVNWPTKLVSGDDFYMQPRWHPGGEKIAWIAWNHPQMPWDGTILKVGKLKVEGWRIDDVITVAGDEKTAIFQPQFSPDGRFLAYVSDESGWWQIYVYDLESGETRQLTHAVAEHGIPAWVQGMRTYGFSPGGERIYCIRIQNGFSSLWQVDVVSGAESQIELPKEYTWLEQIAVHPRDERIALMASGDLCPKRIITADPAGACRVWRRSAPEDLPTETYVASEAIIWPGMDGGDAHGLFYTPQSEQFEGVGLPPLMVLIHGGPTSQRGASFDAQAQFFTTRGFAVLQVNYRGSTGYGRLYREMLRGNWGIYDVEDAVSGARHLAAQGRVDNDRLVIMGGSAGGFTVLKALEDYPGVFKAGVCLYGVANQFSLVADTHKFEERYSDSLLGSLPEAAELYRQRSPIFFADKIQDPVIVFQGEDDKVVPKAQSDAIVAALKQNGVPHEYHLYAGEGHGFRKPETIEHFYNTLEKFLREYVVYA
- a CDS encoding aminotransferase class V-fold PLP-dependent enzyme, whose translation is MMSNQISDLFLLDFSIHFLNHGSFGACPRPVFDEYQDWQRRLEKQPVLFLGREMNIYDRQARQALEAYLHTTADNLAFVPNATHGVNIIARSLALGPGDEILTSDHEYGACDYTWEFVCQKTGATYIHQPIPLPVRSSEEILEQFWRGVTSRTRVIYLSHITSPTALRLPVEAVCARARQNGILTLVDGAHAPGQISLNLEAIEPDWYVGNCHKWMLAPKGAGFLYARPEVQHLVKPLIVSWGYHAAPQIASGSQYVDYLSWTGTKDPAASLSISAAIQFMETHNWEQVRQGCHNLLRPTIQRICELVQMEPLYPLDSGLYHQMGIAPLPPNTDIAALKERLYDEYRVEVPLIDWNGRKFVRISVQGYNTQTDLDALYIGLKELLPQTRIGL
- a CDS encoding nucleotide pyrophosphohydrolase — translated: MPPLDYQQIVREFTQEHQLQISTVSRLLDLVAELGEVAKEILESTHYGRETFQPSKNWDAELGDTFFSLICLANSTQVNLDTALTQVLKKYQLRIAQKGSAASDATISSDARQLDTTRKMT
- a CDS encoding MFS transporter gives rise to the protein MATKNMEQTQKQPLLTPIMRWFMFAMVVANIAGSMFPMMMPIYLTELGASISQVGLVFTLSSVAILILQLFGGWVSDSIGRLRAIAIGSVGGVLGYTAMLLAPSWQWMLVAISFSQIPYALVGPSFGAFIAENSSEKNRGKVYGITDTIFQITGVIGPPLGGFLTQYYGFKIMMLGSALLYAIAAGLRIWMATTMSASSDRHPQKLTASSFKTSLSSMWAMLIGGGVITWIFVTDGVRDIAFRLSGELQPLYLEQVAGISLVQIGLLGSIFSLAMMITPMLSGMISDRFGERVPISMGFLMVFAAFMIFLQVDVFLGFAITWVVFGFGVGLLSPAYQSLISKVVPQNLLGVFSGMFRSSLGLISLPAPWIGAQLWERFSPRLPFIITAAVALLTVIPTWFKFKMPDKPDPPADLAS